The genomic region AACAAAGAAAATTACCATAATGTACAATTTATAAATGTAATCTTTTATTTATGAAGATATGAGTTCTGATTCATCTGGCATGTTTAggtgatattaaacactaaataagtgtTAGAGATAATGatttatttaaagcaaagattagcctgaaaataaaaggcagattttttttaaatttttttttagatacattagtttttaaaatattgaagaaataaatgtGATGAGGAACTCTCTCTAAAAGTGTTTTGTCAGTGTGTgggttttttcatatatattttttttttttgcaaactgcttTCTTTGGCGCAGAATGGGGAAATCAACTCAAATTACTTTTTGCTTTAAAGGTTGTGTTACAGTGAAGCCGAATATTATAGTTAAAATTGAGCAAGGAGAGGACACTTTCTTTGTAACTACACCTTCTCCAACAAGTAAGTATTAAAAATGAATCATACATTATTTGAAAACtcaatttgtttgtttgtatgtttatttggtttatagcaaaaaaaaataagttatgttTAAAAATGTGTTCATTTTCATGCAACAACTATTATGTCCCTAGAATAAAGACCCAGGATGTGTAATATGAATAGCTAAATATTCCCTTTTATAATTCACTTCTCTCGTGACTAAGAAgaataatatgttatttaaggtgaTCTCATATATCTCATAGCAGTTTTGTAATAACACTAGTATCAGACATCAGCATGACAATGCAATAAAagtttactttttagcattttaccTTTGTAAACATAAATAGAAGTTATTCTCCAGTTGTATTGCTATCACTAAACACTTTTTGTTTCACTGTGTTAAagcaaaattcttaaagggacaggccacacaaaaattgttattgtttaaaagatagataatgcctttactacccattccccagctttgcacaaccaacattgttatattaatatacttttattacatttaaacctctacatttctgcctgtttcaaaggctctgtagactcttaatcacatgcttttgtatttgcttttcacaacaggagattgctagttcatgtgggccatatagataacaatgtcttcacgcccggggagttatttaagatttggcacaacacaatactaaatgcaagtcaatagataataaataaaatgtcatgtgattagggagCTGTCAgtagattcttagatacaaggttatcacagaggtaaaaagtatattactataactgtgttggttatgcaaaactggggaatgggtaatgaagcgattatcttttaaacaataaaaattatattgtaaactgtccatttaaataagaGAAACAGAGAGGACATTGAGATGGGAGACTTTTTTTTCACTCCACCTTCCTACCTTTCCTGTGGTCTAATAACTTGAATACTTTTCTCAgtcattcatatataacatatatatatatatatatatatatatatatatatatatatatatatatatatatatatatatatatgtgcagtaaTAAATGCAAAAAACTGCACAGATTAATTATACAAAATTTTAGTAACTTTATATTATACAGACACAACTGTTTACTTTTTCTTTatttacaaatgtaaatgtttagtaatatatgtatatatttgtcatGCAGACATAAGATTATAAACATTTCTGAGCCCTTGCTGCATATAGTTATTAAAGGGGTTAAAAAACTGAAGGGCTTGATTGCTATGACCAGGGTCCGTTTGATCCAATCAGAGACAGACTTTGGATATAAATATGTTTTGTAGTAGTATGAGTTTAGGTCTCGGATGAAGCTGTGAGCCGAAACGCGCCAGCCTGCTTTTTTCCAATTGCTAGTGGTGTTTTTATTCACTTTTGTATATAGCTTGCATGTTCTAATAAAGTTTAGGTGACCTTTTAACCGAGCCCCGCTTACTTGCTTCACTCATAATGCTGCAATGTTTACATGTATTTCcgcaaatattattattttgtgtcCAAAAATAAATGCATTTGTACTGTAAGTCGCATTGTTGTCCAAATTGACTTTGTGAAAGCTGCAAATTTTTATTGGCATTTAAAGGGGAATTCTAGTGCAAAAATTGCATACTCTCACTCTGTTTTAAGGGACATATAACTGgagttttttatttcatgattcagatagagcatacaatttaaaacaacttttcaatttacttcttttatcaaatttgcttcattctctgggtatccttagttgaaagaacAGCAATTCACAACTGGGTGGtgaacacatggtgagccaatgacaggaggcacatatgtgcagcctcTAATCGGCAACCAGCTCCCAGAAGTGTATTCCTGCTGCTTAGGATATatacatgtttttcaacaaaagataccaaaagaacatagtaaatcgaaaagttgtttaaaattgcatggcctatctgaactAAGACTGACCTAGCAGAGGGGTTAAAAGATATAGTTAAAGTCCCTCTTGGGAGCCACAGAGATATGCTGGTCTCAAGCTAGAAACAGCTGATGAGCTAATTGACAACAGCAGTTGTATGAACCCTGCCAAGCTGTGTTCATTGTAGCAGCTGCAACATGTGCAGCTCCTAGTGGGACTTTACTATTTGATACATGCCTGGAATTATTAAATTCACTGCAAGTAATCTTCCTTTAACATTCtattctttctttttattattagaAAAGGCCAAGAAGAAACCTTTAACTGCCCTAAACACTTCTATGATGAGTAATGATGATTTTGAGAACCGTGATTATTACCTGAGTATCGAAAAATGTGAACCCATTGAAAAGAGACCGAAAATTATAAAAGAGTCACCCGATAAACTAAATTCTGTGCCCATGCTCAATATTACAAAGGTAGAGATATTAAATGAAGGACGTCGATTAAGAAAGTCTTCAGCTAGTCATAAGGAAACATGGAGTCCAGTAGCTATAGAAAGCTTAGAGATGGAAACCTCAGAAGAGAGTGAGTGTGTGGAAAACTTTTTTGATGAGGCTGATGAGGCAGATGAGGAATTTCTCCCGGGATCAAAAAAGAGAACAAGGCAGTATACGTGCAATCAATGTGGGAAAAACTTTGGTCGCAGCTCTGTCCTTCGAAGACACCAGAGAGCTCATTCTGGAGTTAAACCCTATTTGTGCGCAGAATGTGGGAAAAGTTTTGTTCAAAAATCTCAGCTGATAGAACATCAGCGAACTCACACCGGAGAGAAGCCTTACGCTTGTTCTGAGTGTGATAGGACATTTAGTCTTTGTTCACATCTTGTTCAGCACCGGAGAATCCACACTGGGGAAAGGCCGTATGTCTGTAGTGAATGTGGAAAAACTTTTATTCGTGGGTCAGACCTTGTCCAACACCGTAGAATCCATACAGGTGAAAGGTTGTTTGCTTGTACAGAATGTGAAAAACGATTTACTCATCAGTCAGCCCTTCGTCAGCATCGGAGAATTCATTCGGGGGAGAGGCCATATAGTTGTGATAAATGTGATAAACGTTTTAATCACAGTTCGCACCTTGTAAGGCACCTTagaactcatacaggagagaagcCATATTCCTGCACAGAATGTGGAAAGAGCTTTACAGACAGTTCACATCTGATTAACCATCAGAGAacacacacaggggaaaagccctaTAACTGTAATGAATGTGGTAAAACCTTCACCTACAATGCAGGTCTCATACTACATAAAAGAACTCACACAGGAGAAAGACCATATGTTTGCAACAAGTGTGGGAAAAGCTTTAAAGGCAGTACACACCTTCTTAGACATATGAGGATACATACAGGCGAGAGGCCATATGTATGTACCGATTGTGGGAAAACTTTTACTGACAGTTCTCACCTGGTCAGCCACAAGCGTAGACACACGGGTGAAAGGCCTTACCCATGCACAGAATGCGGGAAAAGTTTTTCTATGAAATCATATCTTGTTCAGCATCAAATTATTCACACAGGAGAAAGGCCATATgattgtacagagtgtgggaaatcaTTTAAATGGTATACTGCTCTTATGCAGCATCAGAGGATTCACCTGGGTGAGAGGCCGTATGAGTGTACGGAATGTGGGAAAGGGTTTGTTCAGAAATCAACTCTTACTGTGCATATGAAAACTCATATAGCACAGATGCCATTTGTTGgccatatataatataactattgcTTGTATACTTTTTATTAAAATGATGCATACACTGTGGCGACCATGTAAACCTTCCTTCACTTAGCAGTAGTAATACATATTGTGCATAAccatatattttacaaacattttagtattttttttttaacaaagattcCTTCAGAGTTTTAAAAGTCCTTTACATAAATTGTCTTTATTTAAAGGATTTTCACTGGGGTTAGTATGATTTTTTTGAAGGTTCTACAAcctttatatttaaaattcaagtttattttaaagcttttatatatttgtatgaccTTGGTAACACAAATATAATATGCTCAAATATCTGCATTAATAGTGCttgctatgtatttaacccctttctgAGGTTTATGTCCAATTGTGGAACTACAGAACATTGCAGCTCATTAACAAGACatggccagtgagccaatcaggagagtCATATGCATGTAGTTGACAGTCATCAGCTATATCCTGCGTAGGAACTGCAGAAGCCATACTATGTAACATTCTAGAATAGGACACCCCTATTAAAGGAACATAGAAaatatttattgtcattaataCTTTATAGTACAACCATTTATTTGCATTTATATAATCTTTGAACATTATAGGTAGATATACACTATAACAGCTTGTGGAGATACAGCCAGAGACTGTTACATAGGCCCTTAAAGTGAATGGGAGTGTGGGTTGATACAAGTACAGAGCAGAGAGTGATGCACTGTTCAATACACTTATCTATGGCAACAAATAATCTTGAAATCCTTGGACACAAACTCCAGTTCTGTATTAAAACTTGCACTGTGACAGAAAATGCGACATTTCTAAAGAGTGCTGTAAGGACTGGAAGTGATGCATTTAAAGGACAATGTACTCAAAAAGTTTCTGCTATCCATTAAAAAGAACAGTATGTAAACATGAACTTTTTGTTTTTGGAGTGAAACAATGTGATGCCAAAGCTGGTTAAATTGTAagtaatacagcagtatcagctgtgcatttcctactgatgctcatttgctgataggtatttcctCCTTATGCATATTTGATACAGATATATTGCTTTcaattttatacatatttatttagggACTAGGATTGTCATTTGTTGAAATGCTGTCCTTTGCTAAGGTTGATAGAATATTTTTAGTACAATGTATCtttaagttaaagggccactaaagtcaaaattaaagttttatgatttagaaaaagcatacagttttaaaaaaacaactttgcaatatacttccatgatcaaaatgtgtactttattttttatatgcacattttctgaggctacaactcttactgagcatgtgcaaaagtgcactgtataaacatacatgcattttgtgattggctgatggttgtcacatgacacagAGGGAAGGGAAATTGCCTGGAAATATTCTACTGCTCgtctcaaattcaaagtaagtgctatggtattatctttttattgtgtatttgtcaattattcaaatctaatgtatttagtgGCCCTTTTAAAGAATCACTATGTcccttaaaatgttttatattcagTATTAATAAGCATCCTCTTATTTAGAtgtgttgtatttaaagggacacaaaacactattctttcttttatgatacagatagaggatacagtttttattaaagttttcagTTTTCTTCCAATCTCTAATTTACtcaattctcatggtattctttgttgagaagaatacctaggtaggcagcatagacaagtctggagcactatatggcagcagttttgcaagaatgattttgAGCACTAGACTGTTGTTAAAAGCATTATTGCAAAActccagacgtgcacactcctgagcttatctacCTGCTTTTCTttaaaggatacaaagggaacaaaatacaattgataatagaattaaattggaaagttttttgaaatgatacaatctatctgaatcatgaaaggaacaaaaaatgtGTCTTGTGTCTCTTTAACAAACATCATTTACCtggcaaggttaaagggacatgccacccacattttttcttttatgatttagaaagaaaatgcaatgttaaacatctttctaatttacttatattatctaatttgttttattctcttgatattctttgatgaaaagcatatctagatatgctcactagctgctgattggttgctgcacatagaagtctcatgtgattggctcaccaatgtgcattgctttttcttcaaataaggatatctaaaaaatgaagcaaaataaattatggaagtatattgtaatgttgtttaaatttctattctctatctgaatcatgaaagaaagattttgggtttagtggccctttaactaatgagggtgttaccaaaaataaaaacttgtACACTGCAGTAAAACTGTTTATAAGAATTCTATATTTCTTACTTTATAAAAAAAGGCATTTAATATaaggaatatacatttaaaatatacagtGAATGAAAAACCTTAAGGCAGGTTTAATTTAGATTAATAAACAACAGGGTGTAATCGAGCCAGGCTGGTTGCATATATGTTAAACACTTACACAATTAAATACTATAGATGAATTACACTACACATTGTAAGATTCTTTTAAACATATCGACTTTGTTTAAACTTGCCtgtttttgttacttttattaaaaaatatatatatatctatagtaacaCCTTGCAATATTCACAAGATTGTTTTTCAGACTTTTTTCAATACCCAAACTAGCacatataaaaaaaagtgcccCCTCACTTTAAAGCTACATAAACAAATTTGTATGTATGCATAGTTTACAATTGCaaataaagggctattatagtgatATCATTACATGCTCCAATTTATTAGAGCATTTTCACTTTtgtacttatgtccctttaaatctggcaTCATATGGGTATTTGAGAACTGGAGTTAAGGAACAGGTTTAAAGGGATATCCAGgcaaaaattagaatccacatggatgcatttcagttttgaatagaatcatatttgtaatatacatgtattagcaaaaatgcttctaatacaagCTACAGCTGTTTTAAAAatgtgtgcaccagcattttaaacttgctcagagagcttaagatgcttgttccatctggtaatgactccatttgttaatggCTGACATGTTGCAAGCCCCACAGCTGCAgctgttttaaaaatgtatgcaccgtgcaccagcattttaaacttgctcagagagcttaagatgcttgttccatctggtaatgactccatttgttaatggctgacatgttgcaagccccactggtgctcttagcagctgcagtatttaaaatgctggtgcactaaagaatgtctagctatgcttcacatgcacgtgcagagaacaaTCTTGACACTAAGACAATGATAcctttttactagaagcaattttgccaatacatgtgtacTACAAACAGGTTtctctattcaaagatgcaattcatctatgtgcatttaaaaatgtgcatctatgtccctttaaacacagtgctggtatttgttttatatatatatatatatatatatatatatatatatatatatatatatatatatatatatatatatataaatgtgacacATACAGTAAGTATATGTTAAAAGTAATAATTACTGTgcatatgtacattttttttagtttagtataTATACAATTACTTTAATACACTTTGTAAAGCACTAAATAGAACTTCAAGGGGCATAAAATCAAAATTACATGATTagggtttagatagagcattccctttttaaaaaaaaaaaaaatcagtttatgtctattatcaaatgtactttgttgttTTGGTATTGTTTATTAAAAAGGCATACataagtaagctcaggagtagcactactctactgggagctagctgttgattggtggttacacatatatggctcttgtcattggctcacatgttTTCACGTAGGTCCCAGTAATTCCTTGCTGCTCTTAAGCTGActttaactaggtgtttaaccccatttgcaggagttaaaggtatactaaaccctaattgtatctttaatgattcagatagagcaggcaaattgaagcaactttctaatgtactcctattattaattttgataagttctcttgctatctttatttaaaaagcaggaatttaaagcttaggagccagcccatttttggttcaataagcaagcataacccaggttctggtTTGCTAAATGTTgtaaataagcaagctctatccagggtactgaacctaaaatgggctggctcataagctttacattcctgcttttaaaataaagatagcaagagaacgaagaaaaattgataatgggagtaaattggaaagttgcttcagattgcctgctctatctgaatcatgatagaaaaaaaaaaaatgggtttagtttccctttaaataaaatatagtaaCACAGTAGAAGGTTTTCATATTACATTTGTATGTCCCTATAGTAACAGTAAGTAGCCAAATAATTTGCTACAGTactgacattttttattattgtttttataatgaAATAGGAAAATTGCCACTTGAGtttacagttttaaaataaaaatcttatgTCTTGTGACCGACTGCCATGAATATCCATGGGATTTGAAATAATTATGACTGTTAAACCTATTATCATATATTAGTAATATCAGACTAGATAAATGTAGAATTATGTACTGTACCAGTGTTTGCATGCACTGAAAATACAAACtgtttgttattaaaataaatattacaatatatgACACTTGTTTtgaagttttttaattgtattttttttattttaccactTCGAAGGGCTACATCTGACACACAAGCAAAGAAAACATTACACACTAAGGTATAATCCAAAAATGTAAACTATTTCATAAGTATAACTGCAGTCTTCATAAGgtgtatacttttatatatagtatatatttttcttACAAAACCAGTTTTTCAGAAGACTGTAACtaaccatgcattttatttaaCTTGAAATGTCCCATCTTCTCTGCTTCTCACACATTAGTACACCCTTTTCTGAAATGGACAGGAAACACCATGCAATTACGATAATTTTTTGCAGTGGcgcaacaaattaaagggacattaaacatagaaTTTATAATCTATGCATAGATCTACTCGCATTCAAAATAATGCACAATACAGTACTGCTAGGCTTAGTGTTATGCTGCACTTTCACTGTTGTGTCAGGGGCTTAGTATCCAGAACACTGTCCCATGGGAGTGCTTGTGTGCATGCCTGTGACATTACATTTAATccgggtccatttattaagcaacggatgctgctttggagccccatcgtttcaggtccgccagaaatggaagttaagaagcagcggtcgtaagaaaaaaaataagattgggatgattgacggcccatgctagcggcctattggccgccagtgagcagggggtcagtattgcacaagcatttcaccagaaatgcttgtgcaatgttaaatgccgatagcttatgctattggcatttatcgaggtcgagcggacataattcgctacagcctcttagtaaatctaccccaatggaTCAACTCTCACTTATAAAGGCAAATTGGCACCAGTTTAACAATTAATTGTTCTCTACTGCCATGTTTTTAATTAGGGATGTACTTTTGTAATATTGAGGCACTTGGCaactatgtaataaaaatgattcaatGAATCAACATATAACATAATGTGTAACTGTAGTTGCTAGTTAAGTCCAATAGATGGCAGTAGAGAACCACTAATTGTGAAACTGGCGCCAATTTGCATTTATAAGTTTGCTTGTAACATATGTGAAACGTATGattaagggggagaccccgaaacgttacagtttgttttttttctgtcttaAATAAAGAGATTATTTTACTACAAAGGTGCCATGGACCATTTCAGTGACTTTCTATTGCTTGGGGACTAGGCAGTGCCTCTGGTTGTCACGAGCACCTATTTGCACTAACTGCTTTACTACACAGTGGGATTACATAACGTTTCTCTGGAAGACTCCACCGTCTCATTTCAAAAATCTGGTTTAGAGACCATTTTCTTTGGTGAAACATTGGGGAAAGATGACTTTAAACCATGAAATATCTTCTGTCCCAGTTAAAATGTGGGACACTTCCttaattactaaggcctagatttagagttgggcggtagccgtcaaaaccagcgttagaggctcctaacgctggtttttaccgccctctggtatttggagtcagtcattaaagggtctaacgctcacttttcagccgcgacttttccataccgcagatccccttacgtcaattgtgtatcctatcttttcaatgggatctttctaactccagtatttagagtcttggctgaagtgagcgttagaaatctaacgtcaaaactccagccgcagaaaaaagtcagtagttaagagctttctgtgttaacgccggtttataaagctcttaactactgtgctctaaagtacactaacacccataaactacctatgtacccctaaaccgaggtccccccacatcgccgccactcgattacattttttaacccctaatctgccgaccgcctcctacgttatccttatgtacccctaatctgctgcccctaacaccgccgacccctatattatatttattaaccccaaacctgccccccacaacgtcgccgccagctacctacaataattaacccctaatctgccaagcggatctcaccgctactataataaagttattaacccctaatccgcctcaaccctataataaatagtattaacccctaatctgccctccctaacatcgccgacacctaacttcaattattaacccctaatctgccgactgaatctcgccgctactgtaataaatggattaacccctaaagctaagtctaaccctaacacccccctaaattaaatataatttaaatctaacaaaataaattaactcttattaaataaattattcctacttaaagctaaatacttacctgtaaaataaaccctaatatagctacaatataaattataattatattatagctattttaggatttatatttattttacaggcaactttgtatttattttaaccaggtacaatagctattaaatagttaagaactatttaatagctaaaatagttaaaataattacaaaattacctgtaaaataaatcctaacctaagttacaattaaacctaacactacactagcaataaattaattaaatacaatacctagaaataaatacaatgaaataaactaactaaagtacaaaaaataaaaaaatatttacaaacatcagaaaaatattacaacaattttaaactaattacacctactctaagccccctaataaaataacaaagacccccaaaataaaaaaatgccctaccctattctaaattacaacagttcaaagctcttttaccttaccagccctgaacagggccctttgcggggcatgccccaaagaattcagctcttttgcctgtaaaaaaaacacatacaataccaacattacaacccaccacccacatacccctaatctaacccaaacccccttaaaataaacctaacact from Bombina bombina isolate aBomBom1 chromosome 2, aBomBom1.pri, whole genome shotgun sequence harbors:
- the LOC128649627 gene encoding zinc finger protein 883 isoform X2 — protein: MERHCSIHLQKPGSVEPPPKRPRGRPKGSKSKRTAKSVQKTPVQFEDVAIYFTEDEWNYLEEGQKSLYRDVMMDNYQTLSSVGCVTVKPNIIVKIEQGEDTFFVTTPSPTKKAKKKPLTALNTSMMSNDDFENRDYYLSIEKCEPIEKRPKIIKESPDKLNSVPMLNITKVEILNEGRRLRKSSASHKETWSPVAIESLEMETSEESECVENFFDEADEADEEFLPGSKKRTRQYTCNQCGKNFGRSSVLRRHQRAHSGVKPYLCAECGKSFVQKSQLIEHQRTHTGEKPYACSECDRTFSLCSHLVQHRRIHTGERPYVCSECGKTFIRGSDLVQHRRIHTGERLFACTECEKRFTHQSALRQHRRIHSGERPYSCDKCDKRFNHSSHLVRHLRTHTGEKPYSCTECGKSFTDSSHLINHQRTHTGEKPYNCNECGKTFTYNAGLILHKRTHTGERPYVCNKCGKSFKGSTHLLRHMRIHTGERPYVCTDCGKTFTDSSHLVSHKRRHTGERPYPCTECGKSFSMKSYLVQHQIIHTGERPYDCTECGKSFKWYTALMQHQRIHLGERPYECTECGKGFVQKSTLTVHMKTHIAQMPFVGHI
- the LOC128649627 gene encoding zinc finger protein 420 isoform X3, with product MKKKSVMKRNNGSLDGKKHETKCLQKPGSVEPPPKRPRGRPKGSKSKRTAKSVQKTPVQFEDVAIYFTEDEWNYLEEGQKSLYRDVMMDNYQTLSSVGCVTVKPNIIVKIEQGEDTFFVTTPSPTKKAKKKPLTALNTSMMSNDDFENRDYYLSIEKCEPIEKRPKIIKESPDKLNSVPMLNITKVEILNEGRRLRKSSASHKETWSPVAIESLEMETSEESECVENFFDEADEADEEFLPGSKKRTRQYTCNQCGKNFGRSSVLRRHQRAHSGVKPYLCAECGKSFVQKSQLIEHQRTHTGEKPYACSECDRTFSLCSHLVQHRRIHTGERPYVCSECGKTFIRGSDLVQHRRIHTGERLFACTECEKRFTHQSALRQHRRIHSGERPYSCDKCDKRFNHSSHLVRHLRTHTGEKPYSCTECGKSFTDSSHLINHQRTHTGEKPYNCNECGKTFTYNAGLILHKRTHTGERPYVCNKCGKSFKGSTHLLRHMRIHTGERPYVCTDCGKTFTDSSHLVSHKRRHTGERPYPCTECGKSFSMKSYLVQHQIIHTGERPYDCTECGKSFKWYTALMQHQRIHLGERPYECTECGKGFISSKYFIVHQRTHTGERPYECTICGKKFTQSSSLARHLRVHSEVKPFMCTDCGKSFSQNSHLVTHQRIHTGERPYSCNECGKCFSGSSNLVKHKKVHAGEKSWHCPGCGKSFTCSSQLRTHLRVHTNEKPYACEICGKCFSSSSNLVTHQRVHTGERPYKCTECGKRFTQSSSLVVHWRVHTVEKLFTCSDCGKSFSHNSLLIKHQKIHTEERPYVCVECGKGFTGSSALVRHQRVHTEERPFTCSECGKRFKDKSSLVRHNRIHADEKPYACASCGEVFSDGATLLEHLRIHIPTD
- the LOC128649627 gene encoding zinc finger protein 883 isoform X1, with amino-acid sequence MKKKSVMKRNNGSLDGKKHETKCLQKPGSVEPPPKRPRGRPKGSKSKRTAKSVQKTPVQFEDVAIYFTEDEWNYLEEGQKSLYRDVMMDNYQTLSSVGCVTVKPNIIVKIEQGEDTFFVTTPSPTKKAKKKPLTALNTSMMSNDDFENRDYYLSIEKCEPIEKRPKIIKESPDKLNSVPMLNITKVEILNEGRRLRKSSASHKETWSPVAIESLEMETSEESECVENFFDEADEADEEFLPGSKKRTRQYTCNQCGKNFGRSSVLRRHQRAHSGVKPYLCAECGKSFVQKSQLIEHQRTHTGEKPYACSECDRTFSLCSHLVQHRRIHTGERPYVCSECGKTFIRGSDLVQHRRIHTGERLFACTECEKRFTHQSALRQHRRIHSGERPYSCDKCDKRFNHSSHLVRHLRTHTGEKPYSCTECGKSFTDSSHLINHQRTHTGEKPYNCNECGKTFTYNAGLILHKRTHTGERPYVCNKCGKSFKGSTHLLRHMRIHTGERPYVCTDCGKTFTDSSHLVSHKRRHTGERPYPCTECGKSFSMKSYLVQHQIIHTGERPYDCTECGKSFKWYTALMQHQRIHLGERPYECTECGKGFVQKSTLTVHMKTHIAQMPFVGHI